Proteins encoded together in one Lathyrus oleraceus cultivar Zhongwan6 chromosome 5, CAAS_Psat_ZW6_1.0, whole genome shotgun sequence window:
- the LOC127086908 gene encoding putative E3 ubiquitin-protein ligase RING1a — protein sequence MPAQKRSLPESMDEEETSQHLHYSRHVKHQPNHRDPNFIDQQHQLEQEEDEEDDDDQQEHDEEEEEQGEEDEDEEEAEDDDEDEDEEGQHHNDDKEKSQDSDETPSSDSEEKPEYVYVELSDIRKDVQCPICLGIIKKTRTVMECLHRFCRECIDKSMRLGNNECPACRTHCASRRSLRDDPNYDALIATLYPNIEKYEEEELEFREEEKNRNKQIQASIAKVFQRQSEALTKRRKDNTPSSFVTRSQRNQRNLQSRRQNQVADIQGSEENEEENGNNEKDSSSGDERGTELRQRKRRRWTRVRSSQPSSSMASPDGGSVESDLDISRENRGISRQVTKPRKLTWGRGGFRSNTRHGSGGGSNSKNSRSGRMSRLVDYLKSLNENTDEFDVHLMFVSPDKEAPTPRLEQLHLCCRPTLSVKNLYEYVASQTPLTVEEVEILAVKGCSSLNRDDKSADEKSAAECDELTSLVIDPQKDELELLQAHETVAEIRSKSISKRGHLILAYKRKV from the exons ATGCCAGCCCAGAAGCGTTCCTTACCCGAGTCAATGGACGAAGAAGAAACTTCACAGCATCTTCACTATTCTCGCCATGTTAAGCATCAACCGAACCACCGCGACCCAAACTTCATCGACCAACAGCATCAACTCGAACAAGAGGAAGATGAAGAAGACGATGATGATCAGCAAGAGCACGATGAGGAGGAGGAGGAGCAaggggaagaagatgaagatgaagaagaggctgaagatgatgatgaagatgaagatgaagaagggCAGCACCATAACGACGATAAGGAAAAATCACAGG ATTCCGACGAAACCCCAtcttctgactctgaagaaaaaCCTGA GTATGTGTACGTAGAACTTTCGGATATTCGTAAAGATGTCCAATGCCCAATTTGCCTTG GTATCATTAAGAAAACAAGAACTGTCATGGAATGCTTGCATCGCTTTTGCAGGGAATGCATTGACAAATCAATGCGACTGGG GAACAATGAATGCCCTGCTTGCCGCACACACTGTGCCAGCCGTCGCTCTCTGCGAGATGATCCAAACTATGATGCTCTTATTGCTACTTTATATCCAAATATTGAGAAGTATGAGGAAGAG GAGCTTGAATTTCGTGAAGAAGAAAAGAACCGAAATAAGCAG ATTCAAGCTTCAATAGCAAAAGTATTTCAGCGGCAATCTGAAGCACTGACCAAAAGACGTAAAGATAATACACCGAGTTCATTTGTGACAAGATCACAGCGTAATCAAAGAAACCTTCAATCCAGGAGACAAAACCAAGTTGCTGATATTCAAGGATCTGAAGAAAACGAGGAGGAAAATGGCAACAATGAAAAGGACTCATCTTCCGGTGACGAGCGTGGTACAGAACTCCGACAGAGAAAACGAAGGAGATGGACCAGAGTTCGCTCCTCTCAGCCCTCGTCATCAATGGCAAGTCCTGATGGCGGAAGTGTAGAAAGTGATTTGGATATAAGTAGAGAAAATCGAGGAATTTCAAGGCAGGTGACAAAGCCTAGGAAGCTTACTTGGGGAAGAGGTGGTTTTAGAAGTAACACAAGACATGGCAGTGGTGGTGGTAGCAACAGCAAAAATTCTCGCAGTGGCCGAATGTCTAGATTGGTTGATTATCTCAAAAGCTTGAATGAAAACACCGATGAG TTTGATGTTCATCTCATGTTTGTTTCTCCGGACAAAGAAGCTCCGACACCACGTTTGGAGCAGCTTCACCTATGTTGTCGACCAACTTTGTCTGTCAAGAACCTCTATGAA TATGTTGCTAGTCAGACACCGTTGACAGTTGAAGAAGTTGAGATACTGGCGGTAAAAGGATGCAGCAGTTTAAACCGCGACGACAAGTCAGCTGATGAGAAATCAGCCGCTGAATGTGATGAGCTAACATCGCTGGTTATAGATCCACAAAAAGATGAATTGGAACTTCTGCAAGCTCATGAAACTGTGGCAGAGATTAGATCCAAATCTATATCCAAAAGGGGGCATTTG ATTCTGGCATATAAGAGGAAGGTGTAG